The following coding sequences are from one Lolium rigidum isolate FL_2022 chromosome 6, APGP_CSIRO_Lrig_0.1, whole genome shotgun sequence window:
- the LOC124666545 gene encoding dolichyl-diphosphooligosaccharide--protein glycosyltransferase subunit 1B-like has protein sequence MAPSLPTSILLLLAVAFTVVSAATSTSPTAPEDGIRVVSAEKRIDLTGPIVKVYLTLKVHNPATGSDASHVLIAFTPLEAQHLAIVKATRAEGKRKKKVYVPLPVEPVDLAANAPDGARLYSVSLSAPLRPSETTTMEVFYVLTHSLEPFPAEITQSESQLVYYRDSAVLLSPYHVLEQVTYVKMPSNRVESFTRVDPTSRSGPEVKYGTYKDQLPYAYSPILLHHENNHPFAVVEELVRKVEISHWGNVQVTEQYKLKHGGARHKGVFSRLEYQARQSISGASSFKNLLARLPPRVHSVYYRDEIGNISSSNLRTDSHKSELEFEPRYPLFGGWHCTFTIGYGMPLQDFLFESEDGRRFANLTFGCPLLNTVVDDLTIKIVLPEGSKSPQAVVPFLTEQHLETSYSYLDVVGRTTVVLKKKNVVGEHNVPFQVYYEFNPVFMLAEPLMLISAVLLFFVACIAYLHMDLSIGKSQAS, from the exons ATGGCGCCGTCCCTCCCCACCTCCATCCTACTCCTTCTCGCCGTAGCCTTCACCGTCGTCTCCGCCGCTACCTCCACCTCGCCGACTGCGCCGGAGGACGGCATCCGGGTCGTCTCCGCCGAGAAGAGG ATCGACCTGACTGGACCCATCGTCAAGGTGTACCTCACGCTCAAG GTCCATAACCCAGCCACTGGCTCTGATGCGTCGCACGTCCTCATCGCGTTCACGCCCCTGGAGGCCCAGCACCTCGCCATCGTCAAGGCGACCAGGGCCGAGGGGAAGCGCAAGAAGAAGGTCTACGTGCCACTTCCAGTGGAGCCCGTCGATCTCGCTGCCAATGCCCCGGACGGCGCTCGCCTCTACTCTGTTTCGCTGAGCGCACCGTTGAGACCCTCCGAGACGACTACCATGGAGGTCTTCTACGTGCTGACACACTCCCTGGAGCCCTTCCCGGCGGAGATCACGCAGTCGGAGTCCCAGCTGGTCTACTACCGCGACAGCGCAGTTCTCCTGTCGCCGTACCATGTCCTGGAGCAGGTCACCTACGTCAAGATGCCCAGCAACAGGGTAGAGTCTTTCACCAGAGTGGATCCCACCTCTCGTTCGGGCCCCGAAGTGAAATATGGCACGTACAAGGACCAGCTTCCGTACGCCTACTCGCCCATACTCCTGCACCATGAGAACAACCATCCGTTTGCGGTTGTCGAGGAGCTTGTGCGCAAGGTGGAGATTTCTCACTGGGGGAATGTCCAGGTCACCGAACAGTATAAATTGAAGCATGGAGGTGCTCGGCACAAAGGAGTCTTTTCAAG GCTCGAGTATCAGGCGAGGCAATCTATCAGTGGAGCATCATCGTTTAAGAATCTTCTTGCAAGGTTGCCTCCTCGAGTTCATTCAGTTTACTATCGTGATGAGATTGGTAACATCTCCTCATCCAATCTCCGTACTGATTCACACAAG TCAGAACTAGAATTTGAGCCAAGATATCCATTGTTTGGTGGCTGGCATTGCACGTTCACCATTGGCTATGGTATGCCGCTGCAAGATTTCCTGTTTGAGTCAGAAGATGGTCGACGTTTTGCCAATCTAACATTTGGATGCCCTCTATTGAATACCGTCGTTGATGATCTTACTATCAAG ATTGTGCTTCCCGAGGGATCAAAGAGTCCACAAGCCGTTGTTCCTTTTCTGACTGAGCAACATCTTGAG ACTAGTTATTCCTACCTTGACGTTGTTGGGAGGACAACAGTGGTGCTGAAGAAGAAAAACGTAGTAGGAGAGCACAATGTTCCTTTCCAG GTGTATTACGAATTCAATCCAGTCTTCATGCTGGCGGAACCGTTGATGCTGATATCTGCGGTGCTGCTCTTCTTTGTTGCCTGCATCGCCTaccttcacatggatctttccaTCGGGAAATCGCAAGCCTCTTGA